A region of Paractinoplanes abujensis DNA encodes the following proteins:
- a CDS encoding phosphotransferase family protein, producing MDLSSLGAPLGPMRRVHGGYANRLFRLDTDHGSFAVKELNVLDRRHAYHVEDVFRFERAAFAAGIPMPEPVAAGHDTLVHRWVEGDKVPEEPVEPAYAYEVGKILAQLHTLDVAWPHDAAEEGTPRGWAELAERATETGQEWAGELSAQAGTFAAIADFVDTCERPGPVVLTHKDIQPWNLLARKGRPVVLDWELSGLLDLSGELGSTALSIAKGPGFDDIRPAVFHAVLDGYVAGGGELPPPGASWFVYMIGGWLGHVRWNISRCLAGVEAGSGPELALSQEVARGGVRGLPELWRRLPDLVALTRRG from the coding sequence ATGGACCTTTCCTCCCTCGGCGCGCCGCTCGGGCCGATGAGACGTGTGCACGGCGGTTACGCCAACCGGCTGTTCCGGCTCGACACCGATCACGGTTCGTTCGCGGTCAAGGAGCTCAACGTTCTCGACCGGCGCCACGCATACCACGTCGAGGATGTGTTCCGGTTCGAGCGGGCCGCGTTCGCGGCGGGGATTCCGATGCCTGAGCCGGTCGCGGCCGGCCACGACACGCTTGTTCACCGGTGGGTCGAGGGTGACAAGGTGCCTGAGGAACCTGTCGAACCGGCTTACGCGTACGAGGTCGGGAAGATCCTCGCGCAACTGCACACGCTGGATGTGGCGTGGCCCCACGACGCGGCCGAGGAAGGGACACCGCGGGGCTGGGCCGAGCTGGCGGAGCGGGCGACGGAAACCGGGCAGGAGTGGGCGGGCGAGCTGAGCGCCCAGGCCGGGACGTTCGCGGCGATCGCCGACTTCGTCGACACCTGTGAGCGGCCGGGGCCTGTCGTGCTGACCCACAAGGACATCCAGCCGTGGAACCTGCTGGCCCGGAAGGGGCGGCCGGTGGTGCTCGACTGGGAGCTCTCCGGGCTGCTGGATCTGTCGGGCGAGCTGGGCTCGACCGCGCTGAGCATCGCCAAGGGGCCCGGGTTCGACGACATCCGGCCGGCCGTCTTCCACGCGGTGCTGGACGGCTACGTCGCGGGCGGTGGAGAGCTGCCGCCGCCGGGAGCGAGCTGGTTCGTCTACATGATCGGGGGCTGGCTGGGGCACGTACGGTGGAACATCTCTCGGTGCCTGGCCGGAGTGGAGGCGGGCAGCGGGCCCGAGCTCGCGTTGTCGCAGGAAGTCGCCCGCGGCGGGGTTCGCGGCCTGCCCGAGTTGTGGCGGCGGCTGCCCGACCTGGTGGCGCTGACTAGACGCGGTTGA
- a CDS encoding GNAT family N-acetyltransferase produces the protein MIVQRETPRQAKSVYAVTAAAFDRPAEADLVDELRRSDAWLPRLSLVALDGDDVIGHVLCTRAHVASAPVLGLGPLSVHPDHQGRGVGSALVHAVLGAADALDEPLVVLLGDHRYYTRFGFRLAETYGITPPVPSWRPHFQARPLATFSSALHGEFAYAEPFNRV, from the coding sequence ATGATCGTTCAACGGGAGACTCCGAGGCAGGCGAAGTCCGTGTACGCGGTGACCGCCGCCGCCTTCGATCGGCCGGCCGAAGCCGACCTCGTGGACGAGCTGCGCCGGAGCGACGCGTGGCTGCCCCGGCTGTCCCTGGTGGCCCTCGACGGCGACGACGTGATCGGCCACGTTCTGTGCACCCGCGCCCACGTGGCCTCGGCACCGGTTCTGGGCCTCGGCCCGCTCAGCGTCCACCCCGATCATCAGGGCCGCGGCGTCGGTTCGGCCCTGGTGCACGCCGTGCTGGGGGCGGCCGACGCCCTCGACGAGCCGCTCGTGGTGCTCCTGGGCGACCACCGCTACTACACGCGGTTCGGCTTTCGCCTGGCCGAGACGTACGGCATCACGCCCCCGGTTCCTTCGTGGCGCCCCCACTTCCAGGCGCGCCCGTTGGCCACGTTCAGTTCCGCGCTGCACGGCGAGTTCGCTTACGCCGAGCCGTTCAACCGCGTCTAG
- a CDS encoding DUF427 domain-containing protein: MDEFPLPPPVVEPTPRRVRVRLGATVVADSRRAWLLDEISSRGFPTYFVPLDDVRDGVLADSAAGRWSVVADGRRVADAAWTDDRFSELKGHVTFSWEALDWYEEDEQVFVHARSPRHRVDALHSSRRVQVFIDGQEVANSTRPVVLFETGLPTRYYLPFADVRTDLLTASETVTRCPYKGVARYWSHPARSDAAWSYPDPIPEQPKIRDLVCFYNERVDIVLDGTPLDRPLSPFS; the protein is encoded by the coding sequence ATGGATGAGTTCCCTCTGCCGCCGCCCGTTGTCGAGCCGACGCCGCGCCGGGTGCGGGTGCGTCTGGGGGCCACTGTGGTCGCCGACAGCCGGCGGGCCTGGCTGCTCGACGAGATCTCCAGCCGCGGGTTCCCGACCTATTTCGTGCCCCTCGACGACGTACGGGACGGGGTGCTCGCCGACAGCGCGGCGGGCCGCTGGTCGGTGGTCGCGGACGGCCGGCGGGTGGCGGACGCGGCCTGGACGGATGACCGGTTCTCCGAGCTCAAAGGGCACGTGACGTTCTCCTGGGAGGCGCTCGACTGGTACGAGGAGGACGAGCAGGTCTTCGTGCACGCCCGGTCGCCGCGCCATCGCGTCGACGCGTTGCACAGCTCGCGGCGGGTGCAGGTGTTCATCGACGGGCAGGAAGTGGCGAACAGCACGCGCCCGGTGGTGTTGTTCGAGACGGGGCTGCCGACGCGCTACTACCTGCCGTTCGCCGACGTGCGCACCGACCTGCTGACCGCGAGCGAGACGGTGACCCGCTGCCCGTACAAGGGTGTCGCCCGCTACTGGTCGCATCCGGCCCGGTCCGACGCGGCGTGGAGCTATCCCGATCCGATCCCGGAACAGCCCAAGATCCGCGACCTGGTCTGCTTCTACAACGAGCGCGTCGACATCGTGCTGGACGGCACGCCGCTGGACCGGCCGCTGAGCCCGTTCTCATGA
- a CDS encoding SGNH/GDSL hydrolase family protein, which yields MRRLALLVALLGLTACAAPAHPTVVTLGDSVPAGTACGCTPFPALYARSQHATDVNLAVPGATSADVRAAVPAAASSASEVVLMIGANDMAAVFDDPSRYAATAAAVEANVTATIEAIGHGRRTRVVVLGYWNVVQDGDVGAAAYGPDGVRKATRATDLTNAALQRAAAATDATYVSTEPPFHGPAGATALLAPDGDHPDEAGQAAIAKLIPPLPA from the coding sequence GTGAGACGACTCGCCCTCCTGGTCGCCCTCCTGGGCCTGACCGCGTGCGCCGCGCCCGCGCACCCGACGGTGGTGACGCTGGGCGATTCGGTTCCGGCGGGCACCGCTTGCGGCTGCACGCCGTTCCCCGCCCTCTACGCGCGGTCGCAGCACGCGACCGACGTCAACCTGGCCGTGCCCGGCGCCACCTCGGCCGATGTGCGAGCCGCGGTCCCCGCCGCCGCGTCCTCGGCGTCCGAGGTCGTCCTCATGATCGGCGCCAACGACATGGCCGCGGTGTTCGACGACCCGTCCCGGTACGCGGCCACGGCCGCGGCGGTCGAGGCCAACGTGACCGCCACGATCGAGGCGATCGGCCACGGCCGGCGAACGCGGGTCGTCGTCCTGGGCTACTGGAACGTCGTGCAGGACGGCGACGTGGGCGCGGCCGCGTACGGCCCGGACGGCGTGCGCAAAGCCACCCGGGCCACGGATCTGACCAACGCCGCCCTGCAGCGGGCCGCGGCGGCCACGGACGCGACGTACGTGTCGACCGAGCCGCCGTTCCACGGGCCGGCCGGCGCGACGGCCCTGCTGGCCCCCGACGGCGACCACCCCGACGAGGCCGGGCAGGCGGCCATCGCGAAACTCATCCCACCCTTGCCCGCCTGA